One Oncorhynchus masou masou isolate Uvic2021 chromosome 18, UVic_Omas_1.1, whole genome shotgun sequence DNA window includes the following coding sequences:
- the LOC135503971 gene encoding ATP-dependent 6-phosphofructokinase, muscle type-like, with the protein MVGSIDNDFCGTDMTIGTDSALHRIIEVVDAITTTAQSHQRTFILEVMGRHCGYLALVTALACGADWVFIPEMPPDEGWEGHLCRRLADQRARGCRLNVIIVAEGAMGRDGKPIGSEDIKMLVEKNLGFDTRTTVLGHVQRGGTPSAFDRILGSRMGVEAVMALLEATPETPACVVSLSGNQAVRLPLMECVQVTKDVTTAMAENRWEDAIKLRGKSFENNWNTYKMLAHINPPDTKSNINVAIVNVGAPCAGMNAAVRSAVRIGIIQGHNMLAVHDGFEGLAHGNIKPITWTGVSGWTGKGGSELGTKRVLPSKYIEEISLTIAKFNIHSLVIIGGFEAFMGGLELVTAREKYEELCIPMVVIPATVSNNVPGSDFSIGADTALNTITSTCDRIKQSAAGTKRRVFIIETMGGYCGYLATMAGLAAGADAAYIYEDKFGIRDLEMNVEHLVQKMKTDVKRGLILRNEKCNVNYTTDFIFALYSEEGKGVFDCRKNILGHMQQGGTPTPFDRNFGTKMGSKAVLWLTEKLKEMYRHGRIFANTPDSACMLGMRKRALTFQPLAELNEQTDFEHRIPKTSWWLKLRPIMKILAKYNISLDTSEHAHMEHVIKKRVSMPAPLMKKHKEEVEEEEE; encoded by the exons ATGGTGGGTTCTATCGACAATGACTTCTGTGGCACAGACATGACCATTGGGACAGACTCCGCCCTCCACCGCATCATAGAGGTGGTGGATGCCATCACCACGACCGcacagag TCACCAGAGGACCTTCATCCTGGAGGTGATGGGTAGACACTGTGGCTACCTGGCCCTGGTGACTGCTCTGGCCTGCGGTGCTGACTGGGTGTTCATCCCAGAGATGCCCCCAGATGAGGGATGGGAGGGGCATCTGTGCAGAAGACTGGCTGAT CAAAGGGCCAGAGGATGTCGTCTGAATGTGATCATTGTGGCAGAGGGAGCTATGGGCAGAGATGGAAAACCCATCGGCTCTGAAGACATCAAGATG TTGGTGGAGAAGAATTTGGGCTTTGACACCCGTACTACTGTCCTGGGACACGTGCAAAGAGGCGGTACCCCCTCCGCCTTCGACAGAATCCTG GGCAGCAGGATGGGTGTGGAGGCTGTGATGGCCCTGTTGGAGGCCACTCCAGAGACCCCGGCCTGTGTGGTCAGTCTGTCCGGTAACCAGGCCGTCAGACTGCCCCTCATGGAGTGTGTCCAAGTG acTAAGGATGTGACTACTGCCATGGCTGAGAATAGATGGGAGGATGCTATCAAGCTCAGAGGAAA GAGCTTTGAAAACAACTGGAACACATACAAGATGCTAGCCCACATCAACCCTCCAGATACCAAG aGCAACATTAATGTGGCCATAGTTAACGTCGGTGCCCCCTGTGCTGGTATGAATGCTGCCGTGCGTTCTGCAGTGAGGATTGGAATCATTCAGGGACACAATATGCTGGCCGTTCATGACGGGTTTGAGGGTCTCGCTCACGGAAAT ATCAAGCCCATCACCTGGACAGGAGTGTCAGGCTGGACTGGGAAGGGAGGCTCTGAGTTGGGCACCAAGAG AGTCCTGCCTTCAAAGTACATTGAGGAAATCAGCTTGACTATTGCTAAGTTCAATATCCACTCTCTGGTAATAATTGGAGGGTTTGAG GCGTTTATGGGTGGTCTGGAGCTGGTGACAGCCAGGGAGAAGTATGAGGAGCTGTGCATTCCCATGGTGGTCATCCCCGCCACCGTCTCCAACAACGTACCCGGCTCCGACTTCAGCATCGGAGCTGACACCGccctcaacaccatcacctcg ACCTGTGACAGGATCAAGCAGTCAGCAGCAGGCACCAAGCGTCGTGTGTTCATCATTGAGACCATGGGAGGGTACTGTGGTTACCTGGCTACCATGGCAGGTCTGGCTGCAGGGGCGGATGCTGCTTACATCTATGAGGACAAGTTTGGAATCAGGGACCTCGAG ATGAACGTAGAGCATCTCGTGCAGAAGATGAAGACAGACGTGAAGAGAGGTTTGATTCTCAG GAATGAGAAATGCAATGTCAACTACACTACAGACTTCATCTTCGCCCTCTATTCTGAGGAGGGTAAAGGTGTCTTCGACTGCCGCAAGAACATCCTGGGACACATGCAACAG GGCGGAACCCCGACACCTTTCGACAGGAACTTTGGTACAAAGATGGGCTCCAAGGCTGTTCTGTGGCTCACAGAGAAACTCAAGGAGATGTACAGACATG gtcgtATCTTTGCTAACACCCCAGACTCTGCCTGTATGCTGGGCATGAGGAAGAGAGCACTGACCTTCCAGCCGTTGGCTGAGCTTAATGAACAGACAGACTTCGA GCACCGCATCCCCAAGACATCGTGGTGGCTGAAGCTGAGGCCCATCATGAAGATCTTGGCTAAATACAATATCAGCCTGGACACATCTGAGCATGCCCACATGGAACATGTGATCAAGAAGAGGGTGTCGATGCCTGCACCACTGATGAAGAAGCacaaggaggaggtagaggaggaagaagaatag